One Victivallis lenta DNA segment encodes these proteins:
- a CDS encoding sugar-binding protein, with protein sequence MKLRLYSFIVLLAAAAGCGGVPPSAPPRLAAAWTAEPVTPDGVAAEEVWSRAQPYPLLPPRDRNGGTGCRQPGTVRFAYDDRFLYVLAELDDDDVVQEEERDNRHLYETGDVLELFLWPEGKAHYWEIYAAPNGRRSMLFFPGAGRKIFLTAMQEHTRLRAGARVDGTLNDWSDRDRGWTAEIAIPLEELTRYGDPFGASGNWRAMAARYNYSVTLPEIEYSATSPLPKTDFHLREAYGKLVFPERIEHK encoded by the coding sequence ATGAAACTGCGGCTGTACTCTTTTATCGTGCTGCTGGCGGCCGCCGCGGGGTGCGGGGGGGTTCCGCCGTCCGCTCCTCCCCGGCTGGCGGCGGCGTGGACGGCGGAACCGGTCACGCCGGACGGCGTCGCCGCGGAGGAGGTCTGGAGCCGGGCGCAGCCTTATCCGCTGCTGCCGCCGCGCGACCGCAATGGCGGCACCGGCTGTCGTCAGCCCGGCACGGTCCGGTTCGCGTACGACGACCGATTCCTCTACGTGCTGGCCGAGCTTGACGACGACGATGTCGTCCAGGAGGAGGAGCGGGACAACCGGCACCTGTACGAGACCGGCGACGTGCTCGAGCTTTTCCTCTGGCCGGAGGGGAAAGCGCATTACTGGGAGATTTACGCCGCTCCGAACGGGAGGCGCTCCATGCTGTTCTTTCCCGGCGCCGGGCGGAAGATCTTCCTGACCGCGATGCAGGAGCATACCCGGCTTCGCGCCGGAGCCCGCGTGGACGGCACGCTGAATGACTGGAGCGACCGTGACCGGGGCTGGACGGCCGAAATCGCGATCCCGCTGGAGGAACTGACCCGGTACGGCGATCCTTTCGGCGCTTCGGGAAACTGGCGCGCGATGGCGGCGCGCTACAATTATTCCGTGACGCTGCCGGAGATCGAATACTCCGCCACCAGTCCGCTGCCGAAAACCGACTTCCATCTCCGCGAAGCATACGGCAAGCTGGTGTTTCCCGAAAGAATTGAACATAAATAA
- a CDS encoding glycoside hydrolase domain-containing protein: MTACRKMICGLAGLAALAASAGTPVLTVPETAQPPAIDGRVEPGEWRDALEITGFQLANGQGRAKEETRVFLKYDRDHLYVAAIASDGNTKILNRGGAYDDCIEIFVMTPFNRNIYHWLLYSRGTAGLNYVDEEYGGMDRLPPVAAACKATVNDGSWMVEAALPAAGYDLTGIFRSPGWKISCHRSFNHNQTAKEDGRGPEFSGFAPIPGQFQKPLEFPELKLGGKGTIPVRMTKFSEREFRIAASPAAELRMTVDGGKAVSVPNRNGVFESAVPAGTRTLELLLTDGAEVVFANRWNFPADPAPARRELREKQMATRGLGISAAGSFERIFSDLPYFGDRREFSLEAARNEFENFQLVLFTGRDAVDGITVEASELRSGKGGVIPAAAFRISREGSATALPVGYPTVRGAGDYPDPLFPLAGKLSLKPGEVRPLWISLKVPMEAAPGNYTGSIRVADGSGRTETVAVKLEVYPFAIPKKHSLKTAFSIWETSLRRRFFPDEETMDVAKFTALVDRYAMMLVEHRLTPIIFGVPALLPKRVVDTSGQSFEMQPDGSCEVKAEVYDALNKKYLEAGATGFCTGPYLWHFMTEDHEVPAEWPAVWRAVNRHYAENGMAKHAFAYPVDEPGNGLNDKVRKMTGVIRENAPDLKILVTGVNANFPSRLVDNIDCWVPALHWTNLKRKAEEQAAGREVWQYPCSGPWYPWPNYHLDTDASAWRAVAWVTAKEKFDGILYWATAIFNPDDPFVNNANGVNGDGVLQYPAGDGSPLASIRLKVICDGMEDYEYMVLLKNAVAEAKKQKRSPEAVAEAEELLKLDSVFRTMDDYSRSEDDYRNFRRRAAELIGRLGR; this comes from the coding sequence CGACGGCAGGGTGGAGCCCGGCGAATGGCGCGACGCGCTCGAAATCACCGGCTTCCAGCTGGCGAACGGACAGGGGCGGGCGAAGGAGGAGACCCGCGTTTTTCTGAAATACGACCGGGATCACCTGTACGTCGCGGCGATCGCTTCGGACGGCAACACGAAAATCCTGAACCGGGGCGGCGCCTATGACGACTGCATCGAGATTTTCGTCATGACGCCGTTCAACCGGAATATCTACCACTGGCTGCTCTATTCGCGCGGAACCGCCGGCTTGAACTACGTCGATGAGGAGTACGGCGGCATGGACCGCCTGCCGCCGGTGGCCGCCGCGTGCAAGGCGACCGTGAATGACGGCAGCTGGATGGTCGAGGCGGCGCTGCCTGCCGCCGGATACGACCTTACCGGCATCTTCCGTTCTCCGGGCTGGAAGATCAGCTGCCACCGCTCCTTCAACCACAATCAGACGGCGAAGGAGGACGGGCGGGGGCCGGAGTTCTCCGGCTTCGCGCCGATCCCCGGGCAGTTCCAGAAACCGCTGGAGTTCCCGGAACTGAAGCTTGGAGGAAAAGGGACGATTCCCGTCCGGATGACGAAGTTTTCCGAGCGGGAGTTCCGGATTGCGGCTTCTCCGGCGGCGGAACTGCGTATGACGGTCGACGGCGGGAAAGCCGTCTCCGTGCCGAACCGGAACGGCGTGTTTGAGTCCGCCGTTCCCGCCGGGACCCGGACGCTCGAACTCCTGCTCACGGACGGGGCGGAGGTGGTTTTCGCCAACCGCTGGAACTTCCCCGCCGATCCGGCCCCGGCCCGCCGGGAGCTGCGGGAGAAACAGATGGCGACCCGGGGGCTCGGGATATCCGCCGCCGGCAGTTTCGAGCGGATCTTCTCCGACCTGCCGTATTTCGGCGACAGGCGTGAATTTTCCCTCGAAGCCGCCCGCAACGAATTCGAAAACTTCCAGCTCGTGCTGTTTACCGGCAGGGATGCGGTCGACGGTATCACGGTGGAGGCTTCCGAACTGCGCAGCGGGAAGGGCGGCGTGATTCCCGCCGCAGCATTCCGGATCAGCCGGGAGGGCAGCGCGACGGCGCTGCCGGTCGGCTACCCGACCGTGCGCGGCGCCGGCGACTACCCAGACCCGCTGTTCCCGCTGGCGGGCAAGCTCTCGCTGAAGCCCGGAGAGGTCCGGCCGCTCTGGATTTCGCTGAAGGTCCCGATGGAGGCGGCGCCCGGAAACTACACCGGTTCCATCCGGGTGGCCGACGGCTCCGGCAGAACCGAAACCGTCGCCGTGAAGCTGGAGGTATACCCGTTTGCGATTCCGAAGAAGCACAGTTTGAAAACCGCGTTTTCGATCTGGGAAACCTCGTTGCGGCGGCGGTTCTTTCCCGACGAGGAGACGATGGACGTTGCGAAATTCACCGCGCTGGTCGACCGATATGCGATGATGCTGGTCGAGCACCGGCTGACGCCGATCATTTTCGGGGTCCCGGCTCTCCTGCCGAAGCGGGTGGTCGATACGTCGGGGCAGAGCTTCGAAATGCAGCCGGACGGCTCCTGCGAAGTGAAGGCGGAGGTCTATGACGCTTTGAATAAAAAATATCTCGAAGCCGGCGCCACCGGTTTCTGCACCGGCCCGTACCTGTGGCACTTCATGACCGAAGATCACGAAGTTCCGGCGGAATGGCCGGCGGTCTGGCGCGCGGTGAACAGGCATTATGCGGAAAACGGCATGGCGAAGCACGCCTTCGCCTATCCGGTCGACGAGCCCGGCAACGGCCTGAACGACAAGGTGAGGAAGATGACCGGCGTCATCCGGGAAAACGCGCCGGATCTGAAAATCCTCGTGACCGGCGTGAACGCGAACTTCCCGTCGCGGCTGGTCGACAATATCGACTGCTGGGTTCCGGCGCTGCACTGGACCAATTTGAAACGCAAAGCCGAAGAGCAGGCCGCCGGCCGCGAAGTGTGGCAGTATCCCTGTTCCGGGCCGTGGTATCCGTGGCCGAACTACCATCTCGACACCGACGCCTCCGCCTGGCGCGCCGTCGCCTGGGTGACCGCAAAGGAGAAGTTCGACGGCATCCTCTACTGGGCGACGGCGATCTTCAATCCGGATGATCCGTTCGTCAACAACGCCAACGGCGTGAACGGTGACGGTGTGCTCCAGTATCCGGCCGGGGACGGGTCGCCGCTGGCGAGCATCCGGCTCAAGGTGATCTGTGACGGCATGGAGGATTACGAATACATGGTCCTGCTGAAAAACGCAGTTGCCGAGGCGAAGAAGCAAAAGCGTTCTCCGGAAGCGGTCGCCGAAGCGGAGGAGCTGCTGAAACTCGATTCGGTGTTCCGCACCATGGACGACTATTCGCGCAGCGAAGACGATTACCGGAATTTCCGCCGCCGCGCGGCGGAACTGATCGGCCGGCTGGGGCGGTGA